AACCGCGCGAGCGTCAGAACAAGGCCTTTGAAAGCGCCATGGGCGGAAATCGCCTCCAGCGCGTACGCGCTGCACACTGGCTCGAAACGGCAGGTAGAGCCCATTTTAAGGGCAGAAAGGTATTTTTGGTAAAAACGCACCGCGCCGTAGAGCATTTTGGCGGCGAAACCCCGCGGCTCGGGGGCCACTTCCGGCACCCGCCCGCTCGCGGCCCCGGCGCTACCGGCGAAGGGCTTTGTCCAGTGCTGCTCGCACATCGCGGCTCAGCTCCTCGTAGGTTGCGCTTGCCGACGCCGGCAATGCTCGAATGACGACGGTTGCCTCCGGCGGCAAGGTCGGCGCCACGGACAGGAACACGTGCCGCAGC
This is a stretch of genomic DNA from Corynebacterium vitaeruminis DSM 20294. It encodes these proteins:
- the yidD gene encoding membrane protein insertion efficiency factor YidD; this translates as MLYGAVRFYQKYLSALKMGSTCRFEPVCSAYALEAISAHGAFKGLVLTLARLAKCGPWHPGGFDPVPPSASMKAARPKGPAASSSPDLLTTENKES